DNA from Syntrophorhabdus sp.:
AAACTGTACGGAAGATTGATGACGCTCCCGTAGCCGTAGGCCAGGCGGATGGTGGGCACAACGCCTGGCACTTCATCGATATCCCGCTCCCTCATGCGGGACAGCACGCGATCCTTTTCTATAAGAGGCTTCAAGCGCTGCGCCTTCTCCTTCATCTCGACGATGTCCTTCTCGGGAAGATCGAAGGGTGGGACAACGATCTGCCCCTCCGCCTGCTGCTTCGGCACCTCCTGTGGTGTCTCCGGCGCGGCCTCAGCCACCGGCAGGCTCAGAAAAACGGACAATATACAGACCGAAAGGGTTCTCAACACTGCGCGCTCCTTTGTACAGCTTTATCTCGTATGTCTTCACCTTGAGGTCTTCGCTCGCCGCTTCCTCTCCGACAACACGGACGGCGTTGAGCCTGACCGAGGCAAGAACGACCGCTTCCCTGCCGCGTATCCTGGAGTCCTTGAGGGCGTTCCACTCAGCGGTGACGATGAGCTTCTGATCCGACAGGGACTTGAGATAGTTGTCCCGGTACGGCTCGTAGAAGGCCTTGAAGGACCCGGGATCGAAACGCTTCGACACGCGGCTCATCCGGTTGGTGAGATCGCCCTGCGATCTCACCTCCACGTAGGTCCAGCCGAGTATGTCCCTGATCGCGTCCCTGCAGAATATCTCAAGCTC
Protein-coding regions in this window:
- a CDS encoding DotI/IcmL/TraM family protein, whose protein sequence is MAVFGKRKKKAPVPEGGEALAIEIGIFRGLKLTSRALLVIPVATVVLSIIMVVASIVIVVAGKGKDKIVFMDSTGRPSLIRVDDPDRIHWPELEIFCRDAIRDILGWTYVEVRSQGDLTNRMSRVSKRFDPGSFKAFYEPYRDNYLKSLSDQKLIVTAEWNALKDSRIRGREAVVLASVRLNAVRVVGEEAASEDLKVKTYEIKLYKGARSVENPFGLYIVRFSEPAGG